GAGATATCCTATACACATGCAGGCGGATATCCGGCAGGCGAGATCAAACACGGCCCCCTTGCCCTTGTGGAAAAGGGGGTGCCCGTTGTTTTTCTCGCGCCGATGGACAGCCTTCTTGAGAAAGTCCTCTCCAATATAGAGGAGGTGAGGGCGCGAGGGGGCAGGGTGATTGCGATAACCGACGCGCCCGCTGCGCTGAGGGAGAAGGTCGACGAACTGATTGTTGTGCCCTCAACGCATCCCGCCTTCCAGCCTTTTGTGACCGTGGTACCGCTCCAACTCCTTGCGTACCACGTTGCTGTTCTGAAAGGCTGCAACGTTGACCAGCCAAGGAATCTGGCAAAGAGCGTGACTGTGGAATGAACACAGTATCTCTCTTTCCCAAAGCCCTGTCGTCAATTGAAGGCGCACATGAAATTACCGTATACTAAAGCGGACGTCGTGACTGATAAAGACAGAGACATAGAGCACCTGACACAGGAAGTCCTTGAATTGCGGCAAAAGGTCGCTGCCTTTCAGTCCTCGGAAGAACGACACCGTTTGACGGAGGATGCCCTTCGTGAGCGTGAAGAACTCTACAGGAGTATTGTCGAAAACAGCAATGATGTGATCATGCTCACCCTGCCTGACGGACGCATCTCCTATTTGAGCCCTGCATGCAACAAGGTCCTGGGATATAGGCCGGAAGAGCTCATCGGGCGAAAGCCACGGATGATTCATCGTGAGGACCAGGAGAAAGCGAGGGAGGTTCACGATAAGGCAGTGAAGGGCGAGAGCGGCTCACCCATGGAATACCGCATCGTCACGAGGGCAGGCGGCACAAAGTGGGTCTCCCATGCATGGTCTCCGATTTTCAGGGACGGTGTGATTCAGATGGTGGTCAGCGTCGTCAGGGACATCACAGAGCAAAAGGAGAGGGAGACTGAAGTCTTCAAGGCGGAGAAGTACGAATCGATGAGGACCCTTATCGAGGGGTTGGTGAATGAGTTCAACAACCTCCTGAACTTCGTCGTCGGAAACATCTATCTTGTGAAGAAGAAGATGGGCCCCGAGAGCGAGATGGTCAAGCATCTCGCAGAGGCCGAGCACGCGTCATACCTCGCAAAGGATACGTTGAAGCAGCTGCTCTCAAGCGCGACGCCGGGGGAACGGTTGAGGAGGAAGGTTGATGTTGCGAGGGTCATCGAGAATTCGGTCAGTCTGGCCTTGATGGATTCACCCATGGAATTCGGGCTGTCCCTTGCCGATGATCTTTGGCCTGTTCTTGCCAATGAAGAACAGATCGGACAGGTCATTCGCCATGTCGTCTGCAACGCCCGGGAGTCTATGTCGGACAGGGGAACAATCAAGATATCCGCCAAAAATATCCCCCACGGCCATGAACATAATCCCCCTTTGAACGGAGACCACATACGGATATCCATCGAAGATCAGGGTGCTGGAATTTCTCAGGAGAATCTCCCGAAGATCTTTGATCCCTACTTTACGACCAAGGAGATGAGAGGCCCGAAAGCAACGGGGCTTGGCCTTACAACCTGTTATGCGCTCATCAGGAGTCATGACGGCTTTATCTCCGTAGATTCTCTTATCGGACGAGGAACGACGGTCCATATCTTCCTGCCTGCCCTCTGCGGTGAGGAGTCAGCAGGAAAGGAGGGTCTGGATAGCCCCCGCGCAAGGAAGGGGAAGGTCCTCGTCATGGATGACGAAGAGGTGGACAGAACCGTTGCCGGGGCGATTCTTGATCATCTGTCCTATGACGTTGAATATGCGAGAAAGGGAGAGGAGGCGATTGCTCTTTACCGCAAGGCCAGAGAATCGGGATCTCCCTTTGATCTCGTGCTCATGGACCTCATCATATTCGAAGGCCTTGGAGGCGAAGAAACGATGAAGAGACTCCTCGAAATCGATCCGGAGGTCAAGGTGATCATCTCGAGCGGGTATTTTCATGAGTACACTATGGCAGACTTCAATGACTTGGGATTCAGCGCAGTGCTTCCCAAGCCTTACCGGATCGAAGAGCTGAGCAGCCTGCTGACGAAGATGCTGGGGGAATGATCTTCTTGCCCGACCCTTCACCCCGACATCCGGGGGATTCTCGAAGGGCCACAGACCATATCACTCAAAGATGACGTAGCGACTGACCTTTGTGAATTGTCTTCCCTTCAGACCAGCATCCTCAAGGGTTCTGATCTTTCGCTCAAGCCGTATCGTGAGAATCCTGCGGACCGTTTCCGGCCCGAGTCCGGGAACCCTGAGCAGGGTGTCTCTGTCTGATGTGTTCAGCCTGACAGGGTAGTAATCAGGATGGCTTTCGGCCCAAACCTCCTTCGGGTCTTTGTCCAACCTCAGGTTGCCGCTCCTGTCAAAGAGGATATCTTCCCTCCTGAAGCCGTATCGGCGGCTGAGAAAATCAACCTGATAGAGACGGTGCTCCCGGAGGAATGAATCATCTCCATGCATGATTCCCCGCCTTTCACCGGGGATACCAGGATCGCCGAGACCTTTCTGATAGGCTGAAAAATAGATCCTCTTTATATTCATTCGGCCGTAAAGATTGAAGAGGGAATCAATGATCTCAGCATCCGTTTCGTCTGAGGCGCCGACAATGAATTGCGTCGTGCATTTGACTTTGCAAAACCTCATTCCCTTCTCCGTGAGCCTGCCCATCAGTGCCAGGGGACGGAGGATGTCTCTCTCGTAATCTTTCTTGTTTGAAAGTCTCTCGAAGTGTCTTTTCCCCGGCGTTTCGATATTGAGGGAGACTGTGGTCGCCAGCGACAGGGAATCTTCGATCGCTGCGTCCGATGCCCCCGGGATAATCTTCAGATGGATGTACCCCCTGAAATGATGCCGGTACCTAAGGAGGCGGGCCACGGCGTTGATCTTGTCCATGGTATAGTCGGCATCCCTGATGACGGCGGAGCTCAGGAAGAGGCCGAAGACCTTTCTCCTTTGCCGATATTCCATGAACAGCCGTGCAACTTCTTCGGGTTGCAGCGTGCAGCGCCTGACGTCAGTTTCGGAACGGAGCGGGCAGTACTTGCAGTCGTTGGCGCATGCATTCGAAAGGAGGGTCTTTAAGAGGACGGAGGAGCGGCCATCGGGCAGGGTGACGGGATAGAGCCATTTGCCGTCAGGTCCCCTTCTCCGGCGTTCATCGCTGACCGTACCGCATGCACAGGCGAGATCATACCGGGAATCTTCAGACAGCACTTTCAGTTTGTCGATCGTATCCATCGCGACCCTTCCGCAATGATAGCACAGAGTGGCTTCGGTGTGGAATGCGAAGGAAAGGATTGTGCCTACCCGGCCGCTTTGTTCCTGCCCGACCCTCCTGATGAAAGAGCAGGTCCTTCAACGCTTCGTCAATTACGAGCTCCCGAGAATACTATTGCATTCACAGCTGCTGTCAAATCTGAAGAAGAGCTCCTTTGCAACAAAACGGTAGAGTTCTCCGTTCGTCTCGACGAGGGAGGCATCTTTTATGATATCCACGCTCTCCTGTCCGTAATTCGTGTATTGGATCCATTCTTCCTCGGTGAGATAGATACGCTCCGTCACCCCGTGTATGATGTCGTACACGCAATCCATGTCTATGGTACCGATTACAGCCTTGTAAAAGGCGATTGCAGGAAGGGTGAAGGATTTACACTTCGCGCACTGGAAGTCGATCTTCTTGAGTATCCCTTCCAGGATACCAAGCTCATTCGCCGCCCGGACGAACTCGAGATACTCCTTCAGATTGAGAAGCAATCGATTGCGCTCTTCGTCGAGATGTGTCTCTTCTTCAGTCAATTCGACGATGAAGAACTCCATATCTCCTTCCTCAAGGATTCTATGAAGAGAAGGATACCATCACCCTGAGGCTTATAGTACATAAGTCGTCAAACCTTATAGAATGGCTTAAATAGCCTGCCAGCGTCATTGCTCTTTTTCAAATGGATCAAGCAAAATCTTCACTTCAAGAATTTCTGAGATAGAATCTAATCTGATCTGTTATCACGGTCGGGGGGCATATAGCCTTTCAAAAAATACAGAGGGCGTAACTTAGTTTCAACAAATATTCTCCCGAGATACTCACCCATAATTCCAACGGCCATAAGCTGGATACCACCAAGAAGTAAGATAACTACCATCAAAGAGGGATAACCATGGACAGGCTCACCAAATGCAAGAGTCTTGTAAATGATTATTCCGGCGTAAAGAAAGGCTATCAGGGCGGTTAGTAAGCCTAAATACATTGCCATCTTGAGTGGCGCGGTAGTGAAAGACGTGATACCTTCCAAAGCAAAGTTCCAGAGACGCCAATAATTCCACTTAGTCTTACCGGCGAGGCGGGGATTTCGATGATAATGTACTGCTTTTTGAGGATAACCTATCCATGTGAACAGCCCCTTTGTGAATCGATGTTGTTCGCGCAATTTTTTCAGTGAATCGACAGCTCTTCGGCTCAGTAAACGAAAATCGCCTGTATCTTCAGGTATAGGGATGCGGCTCAGTCGATTGATCAGGCGATAAAAAAAATGTGCCGTAATCTTTTTTACCCAGCCTTCGCCCTTCCGCGAAAGTCGTACAGCGTACACTCCGTCATAACCATCCTGCCAATGCTGAACCAACTCTGGAATGAGCTCGGGAGGATCTTGTAAGTCTGCATCTATTATAATGACAGCATCACCTTGAACATGATCAAGTCCTGCTGCCATTGCGATCTCCTTACCAAAATTCCTGCTCAAATCAACAATTCCGATGCTATGGTCATTCATTCTCAATGAGCGAATTACTTCCAGAGTTCGATCGGTGCTGCCATCATTCACATAGATGACTTCAGTCTGCATTGGTAAGTTGGCTAATATGACGGACAGACGCTGATGGAAAGTCTTCAGTACGCTCTCTTCGTTATATGCGGGTACAATCACGGAAAGTAGATGACTGGACTTCATATCCTTAAGCAAACTCCTATCGAGTTTCTTCATTCACCCCATCGTAGGCTATGGTACGTTATCTGATCATAAATCGCGTGGATCCATGATTCGTTCGTTTGGTTTTAATTGCTTGATTCAACATCATAATACTAATTTGAAGGCTTATAGTACATCAGCTCGCAGGCATAGGGTGAGAAGGCGTCAACGAGGCCCTGCATCTCTTTGTCGTTTATTGCCCTGAAGGTCTCTGCAAAGCCCACATTCTCCTCAAGCTGTTCTATGGTATCGCATCCGACGACGGCAGTCGAAACCGGATGGGAGAGAGCAAAGCGGAAAAAGGGCTCCATGGTTCTGTACCAGGGCAACCTTGAAGCAAGCCCGCGCAGATAGACCTTCATGCCTACGATTCCCATGTCGCGCTCCGTTGCAAGGGGGATGACGCCATCGATGAAGCTCTTGTACTTAGGTTCAGCGGGGTTCACCGGGATGAGGACCGTATCGAAGTCATAATCCTGGATGCAGCGTCTCACGAGGGAAGGGTCATGGTGGCCTGTTACGCCGATGAATCTTGCGAGGCCCTTTTCTTTGGCCTCAACGAATGCCTCGAGTGCTCCCTTCGGGCCAAAGATCTCTTCCCGTTCGTCTTCCGTTCTCACATCGTGGATCTGCCAAAGGTCGAGATAGTCGGTCCTCATGTTCTTCAAGGTCTCCTGTAACTGTGCCAGTGCTCCGTCCCTGTCCCTGGCATGGGACTTACTCGCGAGAAATATCTCTTTTCTCCGTTCCCTTAACGACCTTCCGTAATATCCTTCGCTTCCTGAATAGGCCCGGGCTGATTCACAGTAGGTTATGCCGGAGTCAAGGGCTCTGTTGATGAGACGGTATGCCCTTTCCTCGTATCCGAAGGTCCGCAGTATGCCTTCTCCTCCAAGGCCGAGGATGGTTACCTCGCATCCTGTCCTGCCGAGTCTCCTCTTCGGGATAGCCATAAAGAGATTATAGCAGAGAATATCATCTTCCATGCTGCTGCTTCCTGCAGCCCTTCCTCACACTGTTTTTTCATCGAGTTGCATAACGTCATGAATCATGATACTATTTTAAAATAAACTGTGAGACAATATTATTTTTTTTGGGAGGAGGTAGAACATGCGTAAAGACAAGGATGTCCGTGATGAGGTTGCGAGGGTCGCCTATGAGCTCTATGAGAAAAGGGGGAGGGCTCACGGGTATGAGCTGACTGACTGGCTTGAGGCCGAGAGGATCGTTATGGAGCGATACGCCAATGAAATAGAAAAAGAGGCTGAGGTCGTAAAAGCGGTCAGGAAGAAGAAATCGGAAGGGGCAGAGCCGAAAACAGCAAAGCCGAAAGCCAAGAAGACGCCGCCGAAAAAGACTGAGGCAAAAGCTCCAAAAGCAGGAAGGGCCACGACAAAAAAGAAGGCTGAATGAAGGAGGCGATGGTCTATGAAAAGATTGACGGGGACAAGGTAACATGCTTTCTCTGTAACCATCGCTGCATCATACATCCGGGCAAGAGAGGCATCTGCGCAGTACGGGAAAACAGGAACGGTACCTTGTACACCCTCGTTTACGGAAAGGTCATCGCCCGGCATATCGACCCGATAGAGAAAAAACCGCTTTTTCACTTCTATCCCGGCTCACGGTCCTATTCAATAGCCACAGTCGGATGTAACTTCAGGTGCCTCCACTGCCAGAACTATGAAATATCCCAATACCCGAGGGAGTATCCGGACATACCGGGAGAGGAGATGAGTCCGCAGGAGGTTGTCAGGGAGGCGGAGATATCGGGCTGCAAGAGTATTTCATACACCTATACCGAACCGACGATCTTCTTTGAGTTCGCCTATGACTGTGCGAGACTCGCCAGCGAAAAAGGGATCAAGAATGTCTTTGTGAGCAACGGTTATACAAGCCCTGAGGCGACGAGACTCATTGCGCCCTATCTTGACGGGAACAATATCGACGTGAAAGGCGATGAGACATTTTATAAAAAGGTTGTGGGCGGAAGACTCCAACCCGTGCTTGACACCATTAAACTCATGAAGGAGTTGGGGGTGTGGGTTGAGGTCACGACGCTCATCATCCCGGGCCACAATGATTCGGAAGGGTTTTTCGAGTGGATTGCTGAATTCATCCGATCAATCGATAGAGCGATGCCATGGCATGTGACCCAGTTCTATCCTACCTACAAGTTGCAGGATCAACCCCGGACCCCTGTCAAGACGCTCAGGAGGGCGAGGGAGATCGGACTCAAAGCAGGTCTCAAATACGTGTACGAGGGAAATGTCCCCGGTGAGGGCGGAGAGAACACCTATTGCCCTTCGTGCGGAGCACTGCTTATCGAGAGAATGGGTTTTGCGCTTACGACGATTAAAATGAAAGATGCTGCATGTGTACGATGCGGGACCAGGATTGATGGTGTCGGGATGCCGTGAGGGTCTCGGGTATGCATCCTATGGTGAGAACTGACGAGCCTGAGGCCCTCAGGAAACCCTTGGAAAGT
This genomic interval from Thermodesulfovibrionales bacterium contains the following:
- a CDS encoding DUF2934 domain-containing protein; translation: MRKDKDVRDEVARVAYELYEKRGRAHGYELTDWLEAERIVMERYANEIEKEAEVVKAVRKKKSEGAEPKTAKPKAKKTPPKKTEAKAPKAGRATTKKKAE
- a CDS encoding PAS domain S-box protein is translated as MKLPYTKADVVTDKDRDIEHLTQEVLELRQKVAAFQSSEERHRLTEDALREREELYRSIVENSNDVIMLTLPDGRISYLSPACNKVLGYRPEELIGRKPRMIHREDQEKAREVHDKAVKGESGSPMEYRIVTRAGGTKWVSHAWSPIFRDGVIQMVVSVVRDITEQKERETEVFKAEKYESMRTLIEGLVNEFNNLLNFVVGNIYLVKKKMGPESEMVKHLAEAEHASYLAKDTLKQLLSSATPGERLRRKVDVARVIENSVSLALMDSPMEFGLSLADDLWPVLANEEQIGQVIRHVVCNARESMSDRGTIKISAKNIPHGHEHNPPLNGDHIRISIEDQGAGISQENLPKIFDPYFTTKEMRGPKATGLGLTTCYALIRSHDGFISVDSLIGRGTTVHIFLPALCGEESAGKEGLDSPRARKGKVLVMDDEEVDRTVAGAILDHLSYDVEYARKGEEAIALYRKARESGSPFDLVLMDLIIFEGLGGEETMKRLLEIDPEVKVIISSGYFHEYTMADFNDLGFSAVLPKPYRIEELSSLLTKMLGE
- the amrS gene encoding AmmeMemoRadiSam system radical SAM enzyme; translated protein: MKEAMVYEKIDGDKVTCFLCNHRCIIHPGKRGICAVRENRNGTLYTLVYGKVIARHIDPIEKKPLFHFYPGSRSYSIATVGCNFRCLHCQNYEISQYPREYPDIPGEEMSPQEVVREAEISGCKSISYTYTEPTIFFEFAYDCARLASEKGIKNVFVSNGYTSPEATRLIAPYLDGNNIDVKGDETFYKKVVGGRLQPVLDTIKLMKELGVWVEVTTLIIPGHNDSEGFFEWIAEFIRSIDRAMPWHVTQFYPTYKLQDQPRTPVKTLRRAREIGLKAGLKYVYEGNVPGEGGENTYCPSCGALLIERMGFALTTIKMKDAACVRCGTRIDGVGMP
- a CDS encoding aldo/keto reductase, which translates into the protein MEDDILCYNLFMAIPKRRLGRTGCEVTILGLGGEGILRTFGYEERAYRLINRALDSGITYCESARAYSGSEGYYGRSLRERRKEIFLASKSHARDRDGALAQLQETLKNMRTDYLDLWQIHDVRTEDEREEIFGPKGALEAFVEAKEKGLARFIGVTGHHDPSLVRRCIQDYDFDTVLIPVNPAEPKYKSFIDGVIPLATERDMGIVGMKVYLRGLASRLPWYRTMEPFFRFALSHPVSTAVVGCDTIEQLEENVGFAETFRAINDKEMQGLVDAFSPYACELMYYKPSN
- a CDS encoding glycosyltransferase family 2 protein yields the protein MKKLDRSLLKDMKSSHLLSVIVPAYNEESVLKTFHQRLSVILANLPMQTEVIYVNDGSTDRTLEVIRSLRMNDHSIGIVDLSRNFGKEIAMAAGLDHVQGDAVIIIDADLQDPPELIPELVQHWQDGYDGVYAVRLSRKGEGWVKKITAHFFYRLINRLSRIPIPEDTGDFRLLSRRAVDSLKKLREQHRFTKGLFTWIGYPQKAVHYHRNPRLAGKTKWNYWRLWNFALEGITSFTTAPLKMAMYLGLLTALIAFLYAGIIIYKTLAFGEPVHGYPSLMVVILLLGGIQLMAVGIMGEYLGRIFVETKLRPLYFLKGYMPPDRDNRSD
- a CDS encoding radical SAM protein encodes the protein MDTIDKLKVLSEDSRYDLACACGTVSDERRRRGPDGKWLYPVTLPDGRSSVLLKTLLSNACANDCKYCPLRSETDVRRCTLQPEEVARLFMEYRQRRKVFGLFLSSAVIRDADYTMDKINAVARLLRYRHHFRGYIHLKIIPGASDAAIEDSLSLATTVSLNIETPGKRHFERLSNKKDYERDILRPLALMGRLTEKGMRFCKVKCTTQFIVGASDETDAEIIDSLFNLYGRMNIKRIYFSAYQKGLGDPGIPGERRGIMHGDDSFLREHRLYQVDFLSRRYGFRREDILFDRSGNLRLDKDPKEVWAESHPDYYPVRLNTSDRDTLLRVPGLGPETVRRILTIRLERKIRTLEDAGLKGRQFTKVSRYVIFE